In Edaphobacter bradus, the following are encoded in one genomic region:
- a CDS encoding VWA domain-containing protein: MRSFELALATLCLAIAPALASLHAQEAPSPGGPPPASDAPPPKPVEGLETETLKVTVNLVNVYFSVRDKNGYITNLHKDDCAILEDKNRQTIKNFTQEKKLPLTIGILLDTSGSQQNVLPLEQQAGAEFLKDVLTPKDEAFLISFDINVDLLADYTNSPREIQRAMDKASINTGAGTGSVTGNSNPRGTLLYDAVYLAANDKLRQEAGRKILVLLTDGGDQGSQETLKTATEAAQKANAIVYVILIADRGFYGNYGLVYSGAGDMERLARETGGRVINVGNNGKKLQEAFDQIQDELRTQYLASYTPTNTKFDGSFRTLNISCGKDTKVQARKGYYAIADNAGN; this comes from the coding sequence ATGCGCAGTTTCGAACTCGCTCTCGCAACTCTATGTCTTGCCATCGCTCCCGCTCTGGCCTCGCTCCACGCGCAGGAGGCCCCCTCGCCTGGTGGTCCGCCTCCGGCCAGCGACGCTCCGCCGCCCAAGCCCGTCGAGGGCCTCGAAACCGAGACTCTCAAGGTCACCGTCAACCTTGTCAACGTCTACTTCTCCGTCCGTGACAAGAACGGCTATATCACCAACCTGCACAAGGACGACTGCGCCATCCTCGAAGACAAGAACCGGCAGACCATCAAGAACTTCACCCAGGAAAAGAAACTTCCCCTTACCATCGGCATACTGCTCGACACCAGCGGCAGCCAGCAGAACGTACTCCCGCTCGAGCAGCAGGCCGGAGCCGAATTCCTCAAGGACGTCCTCACTCCCAAGGATGAGGCCTTCCTGATCTCCTTCGACATCAACGTCGACCTCCTCGCCGACTACACCAACAGCCCGCGCGAGATCCAGCGCGCGATGGACAAGGCCAGCATCAACACCGGCGCCGGAACCGGCTCAGTCACAGGCAACAGCAATCCGCGAGGCACGCTGCTCTATGACGCGGTTTACCTCGCCGCCAACGACAAGCTCCGCCAGGAGGCCGGGCGCAAGATCCTCGTCCTGCTCACCGATGGCGGCGACCAAGGCTCGCAGGAGACCCTGAAGACTGCCACCGAGGCTGCCCAGAAGGCCAACGCCATCGTCTACGTTATCCTCATCGCCGACCGTGGCTTCTACGGCAACTACGGATTGGTCTACAGCGGCGCAGGCGATATGGAACGTCTCGCCCGCGAGACCGGAGGCCGCGTCATCAACGTTGGCAACAATGGCAAGAAGCTGCAGGAGGCCTTCGACCAGATTCAGGACGAGCTCCGCACCCAGTACCTCGCCAGCTACACGCCGACAAACACCAAGTTCGACGGGTCCTTCCGCACCCTCAACATCTCCTGCGGAAAGGACACCAAAGTTCAGGCCCGCAAAGGCTACTACGCCATCGCCGACAACGCGGGCAACTGA
- a CDS encoding 1-(5-phosphoribosyl)-5-[(5-phosphoribosylamino)methylideneamino]imidazole-4-carboxamide isomerase encodes MLIPSIDLMGGRIVQLVQGEKLKLAFDDFEYWIERFSKYPVVQLIDLDAAMRQGENRALIEMFCKRLPCQVGGGLRTAADGRALLDAGARRVIYGSSLFGAAQEGEARRHKLISLEFAEELKKTLGEEALVFSVDTKGGQVAVKGWKDSVALTPEEAVTWLEDYCAAFLYTHVDTEGTMTGFPIDVAAILRATTAKQLIVAGGIKERAEVDALDAMGVDAVAGMAVYSGAMEA; translated from the coding sequence ATGTTGATTCCTTCAATTGATCTGATGGGTGGCCGGATTGTGCAACTGGTGCAGGGCGAGAAGCTGAAGCTGGCCTTTGACGATTTTGAGTACTGGATCGAGCGGTTCTCAAAATATCCGGTCGTGCAGTTGATCGATCTCGACGCGGCCATGCGGCAGGGCGAGAACCGTGCGCTGATTGAGATGTTCTGCAAGCGGCTTCCCTGCCAGGTTGGTGGCGGTCTGCGGACCGCTGCCGATGGTCGGGCTCTGCTGGATGCCGGTGCGAGGCGGGTGATCTATGGGTCGAGCCTGTTTGGCGCGGCGCAGGAGGGCGAGGCGCGGCGGCACAAGCTCATTAGCCTGGAGTTTGCCGAGGAGTTGAAGAAGACGCTAGGCGAGGAGGCGCTTGTCTTCAGCGTGGATACGAAGGGCGGTCAGGTTGCAGTGAAGGGGTGGAAGGACTCGGTCGCGCTGACTCCTGAGGAGGCAGTGACGTGGCTCGAGGACTACTGCGCAGCGTTCCTCTACACGCACGTCGATACTGAGGGCACGATGACTGGATTTCCGATTGATGTTGCCGCGATTCTGCGGGCGACGACGGCGAAGCAGTTGATCGTCGCGGGCGGCATCAAGGAGCGGGCCGAGGTGGACGCTCTGGATGCGATGGGCGTGGATGCCGTTGCCGGAATGGCAGTCTATTCGGGCGCGATGGAGGCCTAG
- a CDS encoding YcxB family protein: MFLAYMIVAVTWNFTRGKAKGSDALFGAGVCVVSLILLVGYRVFRLRRTYATAAFVKNPEGIAVAFDKEYFVSGLPGRSETRFLWPAIYDFAENERIALVYLSRRSFIVIPKHAMPEESWREFRSFIPQRRQE, from the coding sequence ATGTTTCTTGCCTACATGATTGTTGCCGTTACGTGGAACTTCACTCGCGGCAAGGCGAAAGGTTCGGATGCATTGTTTGGAGCAGGAGTATGCGTGGTTTCGCTCATCTTGCTTGTTGGTTATAGGGTCTTTCGACTTCGAAGGACTTACGCGACGGCGGCGTTTGTAAAGAACCCGGAAGGAATCGCCGTGGCTTTTGACAAAGAATACTTTGTGTCTGGCCTGCCAGGTCGGAGCGAGACACGCTTTCTTTGGCCTGCAATTTATGACTTCGCCGAGAATGAGCGAATTGCGCTTGTGTATTTGTCCAGGCGTAGTTTTATCGTGATTCCAAAACATGCGATGCCTGAAGAATCCTGGCGCGAATTTCGTTCCTTTATTCCGCAACGAAGGCAGGAGTAA
- a CDS encoding CHAD domain-containing protein — MKESTYKDCLRILSYAYVQGNGGGLTAQSYIQPPSASRRLTLMALDTKKAGEVVDKLRKSLKRKSRWSAPEDVHDLRTQVRQFEALTHILALGQKSSEDRLKTIASIRRRAGKVRDMDVLMAFIATLTSHSQEDCFVQLRDHLAVRRRRSARRLRDLVREHGKKAGRDLQRYSSMVQKASQTHATSVALKLLDELRHWPRLASGNMHEFRLKVKQLRYTLQLEEHPPETWISALGEIKDAIGEWHDCTTLLEIATDVLPASKGAPILKEIRSVVAVKFHHALSLSNAMRKRFLSKPSKRSAAVTEHGEASEEGDPLAYELNAVVALAGQPHAHSGPLQLSL, encoded by the coding sequence TTGAAGGAATCAACATACAAAGATTGTCTCAGGATTCTGTCTTATGCTTATGTGCAAGGAAACGGCGGCGGGCTGACCGCGCAGTCTTACATCCAACCGCCTTCAGCCTCTCGACGTCTGACTCTCATGGCGCTGGACACCAAAAAAGCGGGTGAGGTCGTAGACAAACTCAGGAAGTCACTGAAGCGCAAGTCACGATGGAGCGCGCCGGAAGACGTGCACGACCTTCGCACGCAGGTGCGTCAGTTCGAAGCGCTGACGCACATTCTCGCCCTCGGCCAGAAGTCATCGGAAGACCGTCTCAAGACGATCGCCTCCATCCGTCGACGTGCCGGAAAGGTCCGCGACATGGACGTGCTAATGGCTTTCATCGCCACCCTGACCTCGCACAGCCAGGAGGACTGCTTCGTTCAACTCCGCGATCATCTTGCCGTTCGGCGGCGAAGATCCGCGCGCAGGCTTCGTGATCTGGTGCGAGAGCACGGAAAGAAGGCCGGCAGAGACCTGCAGAGGTATTCGTCCATGGTTCAGAAGGCGTCGCAGACACATGCGACGTCCGTTGCGCTGAAGCTCCTGGATGAGCTGCGGCACTGGCCGCGGCTGGCGAGCGGCAACATGCACGAATTTCGCCTCAAGGTGAAGCAGTTGCGATATACGCTTCAACTCGAAGAGCATCCTCCGGAAACCTGGATCTCCGCTCTGGGCGAGATCAAAGATGCCATCGGTGAATGGCATGACTGCACCACTCTGCTTGAGATTGCTACCGACGTGCTTCCCGCATCGAAAGGTGCCCCCATCCTGAAAGAGATTCGGTCCGTCGTCGCCGTGAAGTTCCACCACGCTCTTTCGCTATCCAACGCGATGCGAAAGAGATTTCTCAGCAAGCCCTCCAAGCGGAGCGCAGCAGTCACGGAGCACGGCGAAGCGTCGGAGGAAGGGGATCCGCTAGCTTATGAATTGAATGCAGTCGTTGCTCTAGCAGGGCAGCCGCACGCTCACTCCGGCCCGCTTCAGCTCAGCCTTTAG
- the hisH gene encoding imidazole glycerol phosphate synthase subunit HisH: protein MIAVIDYKAGNLTSVVKALRYLGAETQVTQDPAVVRAASKIVLPGVGHFQATQLLSDLGLTEAVRESVAGGAWFLGICVGLQWLFEGSTEAPATAGLGHFAGMCERFPAQYNGAELKSPHVGWNSLENVRRDSKLLRGIDDGGFVYYTHSWRAPVSEATAATTSYGGAFTAVVERDNVMGVQFHPEKSATVGMRVLKNFVEL, encoded by the coding sequence GTGATTGCCGTCATCGACTACAAAGCGGGCAACCTGACCAGCGTCGTGAAGGCGCTGCGGTATCTGGGTGCGGAGACGCAGGTTACGCAAGACCCGGCGGTGGTACGCGCAGCATCGAAGATCGTGCTGCCGGGAGTAGGACACTTTCAGGCGACACAACTGTTAAGCGATCTCGGCCTGACCGAAGCAGTGCGTGAGAGTGTTGCAGGGGGCGCGTGGTTCCTGGGGATCTGTGTTGGGTTGCAGTGGTTGTTTGAGGGATCGACGGAGGCTCCGGCGACAGCTGGGCTGGGACACTTCGCGGGAATGTGCGAGCGCTTCCCTGCTCAGTACAACGGCGCGGAGCTGAAGTCCCCGCATGTGGGATGGAACTCGCTGGAGAATGTGCGGAGGGATTCGAAGCTGCTGCGCGGTATTGATGATGGCGGGTTTGTTTATTACACGCATTCGTGGCGGGCTCCTGTGAGCGAGGCTACGGCTGCGACCACGAGCTACGGTGGGGCGTTTACTGCAGTGGTTGAGCGGGACAATGTGATGGGTGTGCAGTTTCATCCGGAGAAGTCGGCGACGGTGGGGATGCGCGTGCTGAAGAACTTTGTGGAGTTGTGA
- the hisB gene encoding imidazoleglycerol-phosphate dehydratase HisB has product MAKSVRSATIKRNTTETQIALKLVVDGQGVYKVSTGIRFFDHMLELFTRHGGFDLTLACKGDLDVDQHHTVEDVGIALGEAFNKALGDKKGIMRAGYFVMAMDETLAVSAVDLSGRVAYVVDDKVKVRLVGDFQSELLADFFDGFARGAKANVHVKTMYGRSNHHKIEAIFKAFARALRGACSRDERMKEILPSTKGLL; this is encoded by the coding sequence AGACGCAGATTGCGCTGAAGCTGGTCGTCGATGGGCAGGGTGTCTATAAGGTCTCGACGGGGATTCGGTTCTTCGATCACATGCTGGAGCTGTTTACGCGGCATGGTGGATTCGATCTGACGCTGGCGTGTAAGGGAGACCTCGACGTCGACCAGCATCACACCGTGGAGGACGTCGGCATCGCGCTGGGCGAGGCCTTCAACAAGGCGCTGGGCGACAAGAAGGGCATCATGCGCGCCGGATACTTTGTGATGGCGATGGACGAGACGCTCGCCGTGTCGGCGGTCGACCTAAGCGGGCGTGTCGCGTATGTCGTCGATGACAAGGTGAAGGTGCGGCTCGTGGGAGACTTCCAGAGCGAGCTCCTCGCGGACTTCTTCGATGGTTTCGCTCGAGGTGCGAAGGCGAATGTGCATGTGAAGACGATGTACGGGCGGTCGAACCATCACAAGATCGAGGCGATCTTTAAGGCGTTTGCGCGTGCGCTGCGCGGGGCTTGCTCGCGGGATGAGCGCATGAAGGAGATTCTGCCGAGCACGAAGGGACTGCTGTGA
- the hisF gene encoding imidazole glycerol phosphate synthase subunit HisF codes for MLTKRIIACLDVRDGRVVKGVQFVDIVDAGDPAELAHRHAAAGADEIVLLDITATHEGRGTLLDTVKRAAAELFVPFTVGGGIRSTEDAAAVFDAGADKVSINSSAIARPELIAEIGGSFGAQAVIIAIDARRAAGSADPVGDAEVYVSGGRKPTGRKVIEWAREAEQRGAGEILLTSMDTDGMRSGFDCELTARVSEAVQIPVIASGGAGTAGHFVEVFGRGKADAALAASIFHFGVTDSRELKAELKRAGVSVRLPC; via the coding sequence ATGCTGACCAAAAGAATCATCGCCTGCCTTGACGTACGCGACGGACGTGTCGTCAAGGGCGTGCAATTTGTGGACATCGTCGATGCCGGCGATCCGGCGGAGTTGGCGCACCGCCATGCGGCTGCGGGAGCCGACGAAATCGTGCTGCTGGACATTACAGCCACGCACGAAGGACGCGGGACGCTGCTCGATACGGTGAAGCGCGCGGCGGCGGAGTTATTTGTTCCCTTCACTGTTGGTGGCGGGATTCGCAGCACTGAGGACGCAGCGGCAGTGTTTGATGCGGGTGCGGACAAGGTGAGCATTAACTCGTCTGCGATTGCGAGGCCGGAGCTGATCGCCGAGATCGGCGGAAGCTTTGGCGCACAGGCCGTGATTATTGCCATCGATGCGCGGCGCGCGGCTGGCTCGGCCGATCCGGTGGGTGATGCAGAGGTCTACGTGAGCGGCGGGCGCAAGCCTACCGGGCGCAAGGTCATCGAGTGGGCCCGCGAGGCTGAGCAGCGCGGTGCGGGCGAGATTCTGCTGACAAGCATGGACACCGATGGCATGCGCTCGGGCTTCGATTGCGAGCTTACCGCGCGGGTGAGCGAAGCGGTGCAGATTCCGGTGATCGCCTCCGGAGGCGCCGGCACGGCGGGCCATTTTGTGGAGGTGTTCGGTAGAGGCAAAGCCGATGCGGCGCTCGCGGCGAGCATCTTTCACTTTGGAGTGACGGATTCCCGGGAGCTAAAGGCTGAGCTGAAGCGGGCCGGAGTGAGCGTGCGGCTGCCCTGCTAG